The Oharaeibacter diazotrophicus genome includes a window with the following:
- a CDS encoding PIN domain-containing protein encodes MTDLILDTSVLSRFAPGKHPPIDGEILADLRATEDDWRVPTIVVAEIAAGIAKLRRAGGEARAALLDAWLTETIVVFADRILPLTTEIAVETGRLHDDLRARGRHPGLSDVVIAASAAASGGVVLTRNIRHFHPAGVRCLDPFEPGFLAALRG; translated from the coding sequence TTGACTGACCTGATCCTGGACACGTCGGTGCTGTCCCGGTTCGCGCCCGGCAAGCATCCCCCGATCGACGGGGAGATCCTCGCGGATTTGCGCGCGACCGAGGACGACTGGCGCGTGCCCACGATCGTCGTCGCCGAGATCGCGGCGGGAATCGCCAAGCTCCGCCGGGCCGGTGGAGAGGCGCGGGCGGCGCTGCTCGATGCCTGGCTCACGGAGACGATCGTCGTCTTCGCCGACCGCATCCTGCCGTTGACCACCGAGATCGCCGTCGAGACCGGTCGGCTCCACGACGATCTCCGCGCCCGTGGCCGGCATCCCGGCCTGTCGGACGTGGTGATCGCCGCTTCGGCCGCCGCCAGCGGCGGCGTCGTCCTCACCCGGAACATCCGGCATTTCCACCCTGCCGGCGTGCGATGCCTCGACCCGTTCGAGCCCGGTTTCCTGGCCGCCCTGCGCGGCTGA
- a CDS encoding CoA-acylating methylmalonate-semialdehyde dehydrogenase, with the protein MREIQNAYGGRKVASTSGRTAPVFNPATGEQVATVPLSSAEEVSAAVAAAREAAEAWGRTPPMKRARFMFAFKQLVEAHADDIARAISLEHGKTHPDALGEVQRGLEVIEFACGIPHLLKGEFSRNVGPDIDSWSDRQPLGVVAGITPFNFPAMVPMWMYPVAVACGNTFVLKPSERDPGAVMLVYDLFEKAGFPKGVLNVVHGDKVAVDTLLTHPDVKAVSFVGSTPIAEYVYATGTRHGKRVQALGGAKNHMIVMPDADIDKAVDALMGAGYGSAGERCMAVSVAVPVGEATANKLVEALKPKVQALKIGPSTDADAEMGPVVTRQHQQKVLGYIDQGVKEGAELLVDGRGFSLQGYEDGYFVGGTLFDRVTPEMTIYREEIFGPVLSVLRAPSYDYAVDLINRHEYGNGTAIFTRDGDAARAFADRIEVGMVGINVPIPVPVAYHSFGGWKRSLFGDHSIYGPEGVRFYTRLKTVTSRWPEGIKSGAVFTFPTL; encoded by the coding sequence ATGCGCGAGATCCAGAACGCCTACGGCGGCCGCAAGGTCGCCTCCACCTCCGGCCGCACCGCGCCGGTGTTCAATCCGGCGACCGGCGAGCAGGTAGCGACCGTGCCGCTGTCGTCGGCCGAGGAGGTGTCGGCCGCCGTCGCCGCCGCGCGCGAGGCCGCCGAGGCCTGGGGCCGCACGCCGCCGATGAAGCGCGCGCGCTTCATGTTCGCCTTCAAGCAGCTGGTCGAGGCCCACGCCGATGACATCGCCCGGGCGATCAGCCTCGAGCACGGCAAGACCCATCCCGACGCCCTCGGCGAGGTGCAGCGCGGCCTCGAAGTGATCGAGTTCGCCTGTGGCATCCCGCATCTCCTCAAGGGCGAGTTCTCGCGCAACGTCGGTCCGGACATCGATTCCTGGTCGGACCGCCAGCCGCTCGGCGTCGTCGCCGGCATCACGCCGTTCAACTTCCCGGCGATGGTGCCGATGTGGATGTATCCCGTCGCGGTCGCCTGCGGGAACACCTTCGTGCTGAAGCCGTCGGAGCGCGACCCCGGCGCGGTCATGCTGGTCTACGACCTGTTCGAGAAGGCCGGCTTCCCCAAGGGCGTCCTCAACGTCGTCCACGGCGACAAGGTGGCGGTGGACACGCTGCTGACCCACCCCGACGTCAAGGCGGTGTCCTTCGTCGGCTCGACGCCGATCGCCGAATACGTCTACGCCACCGGCACGCGCCACGGAAAGCGCGTCCAGGCGCTCGGCGGCGCCAAGAACCACATGATCGTCATGCCGGACGCCGACATCGACAAGGCGGTCGACGCGCTGATGGGCGCCGGCTACGGCTCGGCCGGCGAGCGCTGCATGGCGGTCTCGGTCGCCGTCCCGGTCGGCGAGGCGACGGCGAACAAGCTCGTGGAGGCGCTGAAGCCCAAGGTGCAGGCGCTGAAGATCGGGCCGTCCACCGACGCCGACGCCGAGATGGGGCCGGTGGTCACCAGGCAGCACCAGCAGAAGGTGCTCGGCTACATCGACCAGGGCGTCAAGGAAGGCGCCGAGCTGCTGGTCGACGGTCGCGGCTTCTCGCTGCAGGGCTACGAGGACGGATACTTCGTCGGCGGCACCCTGTTCGATCGCGTCACGCCGGAGATGACGATCTACCGCGAGGAGATCTTCGGCCCCGTGCTGTCGGTGCTGCGCGCGCCGAGCTACGACTACGCCGTCGACCTGATCAACCGTCACGAATACGGCAACGGCACCGCCATCTTCACCCGCGACGGCGACGCCGCCCGCGCCTTCGCCGACCGCATCGAGGTCGGCATGGTCGGCATCAACGTGCCGATCCCGGTGCCGGTGGCCTACCACTCCTTCGGCGGCTGGAAGCGCTCGCTGTTCGGCGACCATTCGATCTACGGGCCGGAGGGCGTGCGCTTCTACACCCGCCTCAAGACCGTGACGAGTCGCTGGCCGGAGGGCATCAAGTCCGGCGCGGTCTTCACCTTCCCGACGCTTTGA
- a CDS encoding putative bifunctional diguanylate cyclase/phosphodiesterase, producing the protein MQSRTGFDRLLALFTVPDDDPDLSLAQFRAFSKQIPLLYAILVINTLAVSYTFSAFAPPMLSVGLPVLLSAVCALRCVWWYRQRDVPVAAAEAIRQLRRTQRLAFLLAAGFTAWGLALYPYGDAYARGHVSFYMSITVIGCILCLMHLRSAAIVVTLVVLTPYSIFLLYGGEPTQGAIAVNVVLVAAAMMRILFVNYRDFADLIVSRRELVAEQSATRALSDENFRIANLDALTDLPNRRRFFKDVDTVFGRDPDGPPLAVGIIDLDGFKPINDTFGHTTGDRVLTEVAGRLAAVCEGFRAADATVYRLGGDEFGLLVTGRADRDTLETLCRTIVEAVRRPYPVATTQAMIGCSIGYALRAKCRATALGLYECADYALYHAKRHHRGAAVQFTDEHEAQIRAQSLLEQTLQAAELCKELTLVFQPIVHLDDGRVAAFEALARWSSPVLGAVSPGSFIPVAERIGLIGTITRVLLGKALEAARGWPEEIGLSFNLSTHDICTAEGALRLVALVREGGVAPSRIAFEITETSVATDFDQAQRTMEMLKALGCKISLDDFGTGYSSLTYVHRFPLDCIKIDRSFVADVEDNALARQLVGSLAGMTADLGLTSVVEGVETDAQRRILAGLGCDMAQGYLFARPMPAEAVAAFLGGSRGTAVGGS; encoded by the coding sequence ATGCAGTCGCGGACCGGGTTCGACCGTCTCCTCGCCCTGTTCACCGTCCCGGACGACGATCCCGACCTGTCGCTCGCCCAGTTCCGCGCATTTTCCAAGCAGATCCCGCTGCTCTACGCGATCCTCGTGATCAATACGCTGGCGGTGAGCTACACTTTCTCGGCCTTCGCCCCGCCGATGCTGTCGGTCGGGCTGCCGGTGCTGCTGTCGGCGGTCTGCGCGCTGCGCTGCGTCTGGTGGTACCGCCAGCGCGACGTCCCGGTCGCCGCCGCGGAGGCGATCCGGCAGCTCAGACGCACCCAGCGGCTCGCCTTCCTGCTCGCGGCGGGATTCACCGCCTGGGGCCTCGCCCTCTACCCCTACGGCGACGCCTACGCCCGCGGCCACGTCTCGTTCTACATGTCGATCACGGTGATCGGCTGCATCCTCTGCCTGATGCACCTGCGTTCCGCCGCGATCGTCGTGACGCTGGTGGTGCTCACGCCCTATTCGATCTTCCTGCTCTACGGCGGCGAACCGACCCAGGGCGCGATCGCCGTCAACGTGGTGCTGGTCGCCGCGGCGATGATGCGGATCCTGTTCGTCAACTACCGCGACTTCGCCGATCTGATCGTGTCGCGCCGGGAACTCGTCGCCGAACAGTCGGCGACGCGGGCGCTCTCGGACGAGAACTTCCGCATCGCCAACCTCGACGCCCTCACCGACCTGCCGAACCGACGCCGCTTCTTCAAGGACGTCGACACGGTGTTCGGCCGAGACCCCGACGGGCCGCCGCTGGCGGTCGGCATCATCGACCTCGACGGCTTCAAGCCGATCAATGACACCTTCGGCCACACCACCGGCGACCGGGTGCTGACCGAGGTGGCGGGGCGGCTCGCCGCGGTCTGCGAGGGCTTCCGTGCCGCCGACGCCACCGTCTACCGCCTCGGCGGCGACGAGTTCGGCCTGCTGGTCACCGGCCGCGCCGACCGCGACACGCTGGAGACGCTCTGCCGGACGATCGTCGAGGCGGTGCGGCGGCCCTATCCGGTCGCGACCACACAGGCGATGATCGGCTGCTCGATCGGCTACGCGCTGCGCGCCAAGTGCCGGGCCACCGCGCTCGGCCTCTACGAGTGCGCCGACTACGCGCTGTACCACGCCAAGCGCCACCACCGCGGTGCGGCCGTGCAGTTCACGGACGAGCACGAGGCGCAGATCAGGGCGCAGAGCCTGCTCGAGCAGACGCTGCAGGCGGCCGAGCTCTGCAAGGAGCTGACGCTGGTGTTCCAGCCGATCGTCCACCTCGACGACGGCCGCGTCGCCGCCTTCGAGGCGCTGGCGCGGTGGAGCAGCCCGGTGCTGGGCGCGGTGTCGCCCGGCAGCTTCATTCCGGTCGCCGAACGCATCGGACTGATCGGCACGATCACCCGCGTCCTGCTCGGCAAGGCGCTCGAGGCGGCGCGCGGCTGGCCGGAGGAGATCGGCCTGTCGTTCAACCTCTCCACCCACGACATCTGCACCGCCGAGGGCGCCTTGCGGCTGGTGGCGCTGGTGCGCGAGGGCGGCGTCGCGCCGAGCCGGATCGCCTTCGAGATCACCGAGACCTCGGTCGCCACCGACTTCGATCAGGCGCAGCGGACCATGGAGATGCTGAAGGCGCTCGGCTGCAAGATCTCGCTGGACGACTTCGGCACCGGCTATTCGTCGCTGACCTACGTCCACCGCTTCCCGCTCGACTGCATCAAGATCGACCGCAGCTTCGTCGCCGACGTCGAGGACAACGCGCTCGCCCGCCAACTGGTCGGCTCGCTCGCCGGCATGACCGCCGATCTCGGCCTGACGTCGGTGGTCGAGGGCGTCGAGACCGACGCGCAGCGCCGGATCCTCGCCGGCCTCGGCTGCGACATGGCGCAAGGCTACCTGTTCGCCCGCCCGATGCCCGCGGAGGCCGTGGCGGCCTTTCTCGGGGGCAGCCGCGGAACCGCGGTCGGCGGATCCTGA
- a CDS encoding glycoside hydrolase family 18 protein, which yields MTRFLSALLVALLAASFGAFPAAAATQWVMGYYVGYQRDMLPPSAIAWNGLSHIVMGRILARPDGTIDTSFDWDPVNGPILAKDVSTRAHAAGRKAILMLGGAGEGTKIRQAVTANRAAFVANLVATMKDLGYDGIDLDWEEDIDWPAFVAFATDLRKAAPKAILTMPVGVLNMNYDTVEPHLPAIAAKLDRLSVMSYYPATSWAGSGWLSWFNSPLDGEKPATPASIASTLEAYAAAGIPKAKLAMGISFYAICYTGGVTGPNQSTENGVAIAGGDNDFELSELYGRNGIYAEAHRRWYAAASEPYLTLPKPETRGCRYVSYEDEQSILAKGAYSRSKGYGGIIIWTINQGNVVSHPRPAFLMDALEKGFLRPGAARTVAVSVIQGDTWIKPKAKLRFAALVTGTASRGVTWTVGGTDCGTIDAGGTYTAPATARTCTVKATSKADPTRSATAKVTVSNATWTVGFSISRSGTWWVEVVAKNASVVSMAVRWPDGTVKPLSLQYRRAGDNWPVFAANYGFPDAGGKYVFEARSANNRLATATLTVPACDHGDDGICR from the coding sequence ATGACGCGATTCTTGTCCGCTCTCCTCGTCGCCCTTCTGGCGGCCTCGTTCGGCGCATTCCCCGCCGCGGCCGCGACCCAGTGGGTGATGGGCTACTACGTCGGCTACCAGCGCGACATGCTGCCGCCGTCGGCGATCGCCTGGAACGGCCTCAGCCACATCGTGATGGGCCGGATCCTCGCACGGCCCGACGGCACGATCGACACCAGCTTCGACTGGGATCCGGTCAACGGCCCGATTCTAGCCAAGGACGTTTCCACCCGCGCCCACGCCGCCGGCCGCAAGGCGATCCTGATGCTCGGCGGCGCCGGCGAGGGCACGAAGATCCGGCAGGCGGTGACCGCGAACCGGGCCGCCTTCGTCGCCAACCTCGTCGCGACGATGAAGGACCTCGGCTACGACGGCATCGACCTCGACTGGGAGGAGGACATCGACTGGCCGGCCTTCGTCGCCTTCGCGACCGATCTGCGCAAGGCGGCGCCCAAGGCGATCCTGACCATGCCGGTCGGCGTGCTGAACATGAACTACGACACGGTCGAGCCGCATCTGCCGGCGATCGCCGCCAAGCTCGACCGACTCTCGGTGATGTCCTACTACCCCGCGACCTCGTGGGCGGGATCGGGCTGGCTGTCCTGGTTCAACTCGCCGCTCGACGGCGAGAAGCCGGCCACCCCGGCGTCGATCGCCTCGACGCTGGAGGCCTATGCCGCGGCCGGCATCCCCAAGGCCAAGCTCGCCATGGGCATCAGCTTCTACGCCATCTGCTACACCGGCGGCGTCACCGGGCCCAACCAGTCGACCGAGAACGGCGTCGCCATCGCCGGCGGCGACAACGACTTCGAACTCTCCGAGCTCTACGGCCGCAACGGCATCTATGCGGAGGCCCACCGGCGCTGGTACGCCGCCGCCTCCGAGCCCTACCTGACCCTGCCGAAGCCGGAGACGCGCGGCTGCCGCTACGTCTCCTACGAGGACGAGCAGTCCATCCTCGCCAAGGGGGCCTACTCGCGGTCGAAGGGCTACGGCGGCATCATCATCTGGACGATCAACCAGGGCAACGTCGTCTCGCACCCACGGCCGGCCTTCCTGATGGACGCGCTCGAGAAGGGCTTCCTGCGCCCCGGCGCCGCCCGCACCGTCGCCGTCTCGGTGATTCAGGGCGACACCTGGATCAAGCCGAAGGCCAAGCTGCGCTTCGCCGCGCTCGTGACCGGCACGGCCTCGCGCGGCGTGACGTGGACGGTGGGCGGCACCGACTGCGGCACGATCGACGCCGGCGGTACCTACACCGCGCCGGCCACCGCGCGCACCTGCACCGTCAAGGCGACGTCGAAGGCCGATCCGACCCGTTCGGCCACGGCCAAGGTCACGGTCTCGAACGCCACCTGGACGGTCGGCTTCTCGATCTCGCGCAGCGGGACGTGGTGGGTCGAGGTCGTCGCCAAGAACGCCTCGGTGGTTTCGATGGCCGTGCGCTGGCCGGACGGCACCGTCAAGCCGCTGTCGCTGCAGTACCGCCGCGCCGGCGACAACTGGCCGGTGTTCGCGGCCAACTACGGTTTCCCCGACGCGGGCGGCAAGTACGTCTTCGAGGCGCGCTCGGCGAACAACCGCCTCGCCACCGCGACGCTGACGGTGCCGGCCTGCGACCACGGCGACGACGGCATCTGCCGCTGA
- a CDS encoding Zn-dependent hydrolase, whose protein sequence is MPLPTDNLRINAQRLWDSLQEMGEIGPGVRGGNNRQTLTDSDREGRLLFKRWCEEAGMAVGVDSMGNMFARREGADPSLDPVMMGSHLDTQPTGGRYDGVLGVLGALEVVRSMNDLGIRTKRPVVVVNWTNEEGTRFAPAMLASGVFAGVHTEAWAKARSDRDGRTVGEELKRIGFEGDEPVGERKLHALLELHIEQGPILEKEGKDIGVVTHGQGLKWLQVTLTGKEAHTGSTPMPMRVNAGLGAAKIVQLVDEIAWSHAPLAVGAVGHMDCFPNSRNIIQGKVVFTVDFRHPDKAVIADMVARLEAGARAVAADIGLGIEIEEVGGFDPVAFDDTLLARIRSAAERLGYSHRDIVSGAGHDACWINRVAPTAMIFCPCVDGLSHNEDEKIFPEWAAAGTDVLLHAALETAEIVE, encoded by the coding sequence GTGCCGCTTCCCACCGACAACCTCCGCATCAACGCCCAGCGCCTCTGGGACAGCCTCCAGGAGATGGGCGAGATCGGCCCCGGCGTGCGCGGCGGCAACAACCGCCAGACCCTCACCGACAGCGACCGCGAGGGCCGCCTGCTGTTCAAGCGCTGGTGCGAGGAGGCCGGCATGGCCGTCGGCGTCGACAGCATGGGCAACATGTTCGCCCGCCGCGAGGGCGCCGACCCCTCGCTCGACCCGGTGATGATGGGTTCGCACCTCGACACCCAGCCGACCGGCGGGCGCTACGACGGCGTGCTCGGCGTGCTCGGCGCGCTCGAGGTGGTGCGCTCGATGAACGACCTCGGCATCCGCACCAAGCGCCCGGTCGTGGTGGTCAACTGGACCAACGAGGAGGGCACCCGCTTCGCGCCGGCCATGCTCGCCTCCGGCGTCTTCGCCGGCGTGCACACCGAGGCCTGGGCCAAGGCGCGCTCCGACAGGGACGGCCGGACCGTCGGCGAGGAGCTGAAGCGGATCGGCTTCGAGGGCGACGAGCCGGTCGGCGAACGCAAGCTGCACGCCCTGCTCGAACTCCACATCGAGCAGGGGCCGATCCTCGAGAAGGAAGGCAAGGACATCGGCGTCGTCACCCACGGCCAGGGCCTGAAGTGGCTGCAGGTGACGCTGACCGGCAAGGAGGCCCACACCGGTTCGACGCCGATGCCGATGCGCGTCAACGCCGGCCTCGGCGCCGCGAAGATCGTCCAGTTGGTCGACGAGATCGCCTGGAGCCACGCCCCCCTGGCGGTCGGCGCGGTCGGCCACATGGACTGCTTCCCGAACAGCCGCAACATCATCCAGGGCAAGGTCGTCTTCACCGTCGACTTCCGCCATCCGGACAAGGCGGTGATCGCCGACATGGTCGCCCGCCTGGAGGCCGGCGCCCGCGCCGTCGCCGCCGACATCGGCCTCGGCATCGAGATCGAGGAGGTCGGCGGCTTCGATCCGGTCGCCTTCGACGACACGCTGCTCGCCCGCATCCGTTCGGCCGCCGAACGGCTCGGCTACTCGCACCGCGACATCGTCTCTGGCGCCGGCCACGACGCCTGCTGGATCAACCGCGTCGCGCCGACCGCGATGATCTTCTGCCCCTGTGTCGACGGCCTCAGCCACAACGAGGACGAGAAGATCTTCCCCGAATGGGCCGCCGCCGGCACCGACGTGCTGCTCCACGCCGCGCTGGAGACCGCCGAGATCGTCGAGTGA
- a CDS encoding cupin domain-containing protein, giving the protein MSLDLGGRLRRVREARGLSQRELARRAGISNATVSQIESNTVSPSVGALKRILDALPMPLADFFAETPPEREQVFFRAADMTEIGRGGVSYRQVGRDLTGKALQIIRERYEPGTDSGRIHLRHEGEEGGIVLAGELEVTVGDRRAVLGPGDAYYFDSAEPHRFRNVGDTPCEVVSVCTPPSF; this is encoded by the coding sequence ATGTCGCTCGACCTCGGGGGCCGGCTGCGGCGCGTGCGCGAGGCGCGCGGGCTGTCGCAGCGCGAGTTGGCGCGCCGCGCCGGCATCTCCAACGCCACCGTCAGCCAGATCGAATCGAACACGGTGAGCCCGTCGGTCGGCGCGCTGAAGCGCATCCTCGACGCCCTGCCGATGCCGCTCGCCGACTTCTTCGCCGAGACCCCGCCCGAGCGCGAACAGGTGTTCTTCCGCGCCGCCGACATGACCGAGATCGGCCGCGGCGGCGTCTCCTACCGCCAGGTCGGCCGCGACCTCACCGGCAAGGCGCTGCAAATCATCCGCGAGCGCTACGAGCCGGGCACCGATTCCGGCCGGATCCACCTGCGCCACGAGGGCGAGGAAGGCGGCATCGTGCTCGCCGGCGAACTCGAGGTCACGGTCGGCGACCGCCGCGCCGTCCTCGGCCCCGGCGACGCCTACTATTTCGACAGCGCCGAACCCCACCGCTTCCGCAACGTCGGCGACACCCCTTGCGAAGTCGTCAGCGTCTGCACCCCGCCGAGCTTCTGA
- a CDS encoding aspartate aminotransferase family protein yields the protein MNRPERVPVPNNLESFWMPFTANRQFKKDPRLFVKAEGMHYWTSDGRKVLDGTAGLWCCNVGHSRPKVVEAVQRQIAELDYAPAFQMGHPKAFELAARLVNYLPSPLDHVFFTNSGSESVETALKIAIAYQRARGKGTKTRLIGRERGYHGVNFGGISVGGIPNNRKFFGSLLTGVDHIRHTHDLSRNAFTRGEPEYGAEYAEDLERVIALHDASTIAAVIVEPVAGSTGVLIPPKGYLKRLREICDKHDILLIFDEVITGFGRLGTPFAVEYFDVVPDMVTCAKGITSGVIPMGGVFVTKDIYDTFMTGPEHMIELFHGYTYSAHPVACAAALGTLDTYEDEGLLTRGAELAPYWETALHTLKGLPHVIDVRNIGLIGAIELESIPGEPTKRAFTAFLEAYEKGVLIRTTGDIIALSPPLIISKDEIDEIVATLAMVLKNLA from the coding sequence ATGAACCGCCCCGAACGCGTTCCCGTTCCCAACAACCTCGAGAGCTTCTGGATGCCGTTCACGGCGAACCGGCAGTTCAAGAAGGATCCCCGCCTGTTCGTGAAGGCGGAAGGCATGCACTACTGGACCTCGGACGGGCGCAAGGTGCTGGACGGCACCGCCGGCCTGTGGTGCTGCAATGTCGGCCATTCCCGCCCGAAGGTGGTCGAGGCCGTGCAGCGCCAGATCGCCGAGCTCGACTACGCCCCGGCGTTCCAGATGGGCCACCCGAAGGCGTTCGAGCTGGCGGCGCGTCTCGTCAACTACCTGCCGAGCCCGCTCGACCACGTCTTCTTCACCAACTCCGGTTCGGAGTCGGTCGAGACCGCGCTGAAGATCGCGATCGCCTACCAGCGCGCCCGCGGCAAGGGCACCAAGACGCGCCTGATCGGCCGCGAGCGCGGCTACCACGGCGTCAACTTCGGCGGCATCTCGGTCGGCGGCATCCCGAACAACCGCAAGTTCTTCGGCTCGCTGCTCACCGGCGTCGACCACATCCGCCACACCCACGACCTCTCGCGCAACGCCTTCACCCGCGGCGAGCCGGAATACGGCGCGGAGTACGCCGAAGACCTCGAGCGCGTGATCGCGCTGCACGACGCCTCGACCATCGCGGCCGTGATCGTCGAGCCGGTCGCCGGCTCCACCGGCGTGCTGATCCCGCCGAAGGGCTACCTGAAGCGCCTGCGCGAGATTTGCGACAAGCACGACATCCTCTTGATCTTCGACGAGGTCATCACCGGTTTCGGCCGCCTCGGCACGCCCTTCGCGGTCGAGTATTTCGACGTGGTGCCCGACATGGTCACCTGCGCCAAGGGCATCACCTCGGGCGTGATCCCGATGGGCGGCGTGTTCGTCACGAAGGACATCTACGACACCTTCATGACCGGCCCGGAACACATGATCGAACTGTTCCACGGCTACACCTATTCGGCACACCCGGTCGCCTGCGCCGCCGCGCTCGGCACCCTCGACACCTACGAGGACGAGGGGCTGCTCACCCGTGGCGCCGAACTCGCGCCCTACTGGGAGACGGCGCTGCACACCCTCAAGGGCCTGCCGCACGTCATCGACGTCCGCAACATCGGTCTGATCGGCGCGATCGAGCTGGAGTCGATCCCGGGCGAGCCGACCAAGCGCGCCTTCACCGCCTTCCTCGAGGCATACGAAAAGGGCGTGCTGATCCGCACCACCGGCGACATCATCGCCCTGTCGCCGCCGCTGATCATCTCGAAGGACGAGATCGACGAGATCGTCGCCACCCTGGCCATGGTGCTGAAGAACCTCGCTTGA
- a CDS encoding SDR family oxidoreductase translates to MTSELPKGLAMFDLRGRRALVTGSSQGIGLALARGLAAAGAAVVLNGRDRDRLAAAAAHVPGAATLPFDAIDHGAARAAVDGFEAEVGPIDILVNNAGMQYRAPLEDFPAEAFQRLLQTNVASVFNVGQACARHMIARGRGKIVNIASVQTALARPSIAPYTATKGAVGNLTKGMATDWARHGLQVNAIAPGYFDTPLNAALAADPAFDAWLAKRTPAGRWGRVEELVGACVFLASDASSFVNGHVLYVDGGITASL, encoded by the coding sequence ATGACCTCGGAGCTTCCCAAGGGCCTCGCGATGTTCGACCTCCGCGGCCGCCGGGCGCTGGTGACCGGGAGTTCGCAGGGCATCGGCCTCGCGCTCGCCCGCGGTCTCGCCGCCGCCGGCGCCGCCGTCGTGCTCAACGGGCGCGACCGCGACCGGCTCGCCGCCGCGGCCGCGCACGTTCCCGGCGCCGCGACGCTGCCCTTCGACGCGATCGACCACGGTGCCGCCCGCGCCGCCGTCGACGGCTTCGAGGCGGAGGTCGGGCCGATCGACATCCTCGTCAACAACGCCGGCATGCAGTATCGCGCCCCGCTCGAGGACTTCCCCGCGGAGGCGTTCCAGCGCCTGCTCCAGACCAACGTCGCCTCGGTGTTCAACGTCGGGCAGGCCTGCGCCCGCCACATGATCGCCCGCGGCCGCGGCAAGATCGTCAACATCGCCTCGGTGCAGACCGCGCTGGCGCGGCCGTCGATCGCACCCTACACCGCCACCAAGGGCGCCGTCGGCAACCTGACCAAGGGCATGGCGACCGATTGGGCGCGCCACGGTCTCCAGGTCAACGCCATCGCGCCCGGCTACTTCGACACGCCGCTCAACGCCGCGCTCGCCGCCGATCCCGCCTTCGACGCCTGGCTCGCCAAGCGCACGCCGGCGGGCCGTTGGGGGCGCGTGGAGGAACTGGTCGGCGCCTGCGTCTTCCTCGCCTCCGACGCCTCCTCCTTCGTGAACGGTCACGTCCTCTACGTCGACGGCGGCATAACCGCCTCGCTCTGA
- a CDS encoding cupin domain-containing protein, producing MSAFTARPPAVPTLLHDDERARVTRWDFEPGADTGWHRHGMAYLVIPMTDCSFLIEEAAGERRVEVKAGATYTRPEGVEHNVVNGGTAPMSFIEVEFKA from the coding sequence ATGTCCGCGTTCACCGCACGCCCGCCGGCCGTGCCGACCCTGCTCCACGACGACGAGCGCGCCCGCGTCACCCGCTGGGACTTCGAGCCCGGCGCCGACACCGGCTGGCACCGCCACGGCATGGCCTATCTCGTCATCCCGATGACCGATTGCTCCTTCCTGATCGAGGAAGCCGCCGGCGAGCGCCGGGTCGAGGTCAAGGCCGGCGCCACCTACACCCGCCCCGAGGGCGTCGAGCACAACGTCGTCAACGGCGGCACCGCGCCGATGAGCTTCATCGAGGTCGAGTTCAAGGCGTGA
- a CDS encoding type II toxin-antitoxin system Phd/YefM family antitoxin → MDTVQLRDAKASLSKLVEAAEAGEPTVITKHGREAAMLVPIAEGRKLYPAAGRSFLDHLLAYPGGLELEPEDVLRLRDVDLD, encoded by the coding sequence ATGGACACGGTTCAGTTGCGCGATGCCAAGGCCAGCCTGTCGAAGCTCGTCGAGGCGGCCGAGGCCGGGGAGCCCACCGTCATCACCAAGCACGGGCGCGAGGCCGCGATGCTGGTGCCGATCGCCGAGGGACGAAAGCTCTACCCCGCGGCGGGGCGGAGCTTCCTCGACCATCTGCTCGCCTATCCGGGAGGCCTCGAGCTCGAGCCGGAGGACGTCCTGAGGCTTCGGGACGTCGACCTTGACTGA